The genomic DNA CGGTGATGCCGAGGACGTTGCCCTGGTTGGCGAAGACGGTCGGGGTGCCGGCCGCGGTGACCTGGGCGGCACCGCCGGTGGCGTGCGCGTAGACGTACGGCAGGCCGTGGCCGACGGTGGCGCTGAAGGTGTGCGCGCCGTCGGACCAGTACGGGGTGACGGTCCAGTCGGACCAGCCGTCGACCTTGGTGTCCGGGGAGTTCAGCCCGGCGACGCCCAGCGTCAGGTCACGGGTGTGGGTGTAGTCGTACTGGCGTCCGTCACCGGTGATGGTCGGCGTGGTCGGGTAGCCGACCTCCAGGCCCGCGGCCTGCGCCTTGAAGGTGAACGGGTGGGCGTACAGGTTCTCCGAGTACGGGTTGCCCGCGTAGCGCTGGTAGATCAGCGAGGACCACCAGTCGTTGGTGGGCGCGGCCTGGCCGGCCATCCGCGCGGTGACCTTGGGGGTCACGGGCGCGCCGTCGGAGTTGGTGGGGCCGACGGTGCCGGCGGGACGGCTGTCGGTGTAGCCGCCGAGGCCGACCGGGACGGTCGCGGCGGACGCGCTGCCGGCGCCGACGGTCGCGGTCAGGGCGGCAGCCGCGGCGAGGGCCAGCGCGGTGACCGCGGCGGCCGGGCTGCGTAGAGCTCGGTGCTTCATGGGGTATCCACCTCGGGTGGGGGACGGCGGTGGTGTGAAAGCGCTCTCAGCGCTCGGACCGTAGAGGCAGCGCCGGAAGGGTGTCAACGCCTGAAACAAGCCCTGTCGCGTTCAATCCTCGAAAGCCCAGGTCGGGCAAGTTCCAAGATTACGTTCAGGTTTCGGCTACTTGACGCACTCGGACCGCGGACGGCAGTCTCCTGACATCGCTGAGAGCGCTCTCAAGCACTCGCAGCTCCAACCCGCCCTGCCAGGAGGCACCCCCATGCGCCCGTTCAGAGCCCACCGCTCCACCGCCGCCCTCGGGGCCGGCGCTCTCGCCGCCGCCCTGCTGCTCACCGCCTGCGGGAGCTCCGGCTCCGCCGGGTCCAAGGACGCCGCCGACGGCAAGGTGACCATCACGGTGGACCTCTTCGGCACCTTCGGGTTCAAGGAGTCCGGCCTCTACGACGAGTACATGAAGCTCCACCCCGAGGTCACCGTCAAGCAGACCGACACCCAGGACGAGGGCCAGTACTGGCAAGCACTGCAGACCAAGCTCGCGGGCGGCGGCGGCCTCGCCGACATCCAGGGCCTGGAGGTCGGCCGGGTGGCCGGCGTCCTGCAGAAGCAGGCGGACAAGTTCGTCGACCTCAAGACCCTCGGCATCACCAACGAGGACCTGGTCGCCTGGAAGGGCGCCGCGGTGAAGACCGCGGACGGCAAGGTGCTCGGCGCCGGCACCGACATCGGCCCGGAGGCGATCTGCTACCGCACCGACCTCTTCAAGGCCGCCGGACTGCCCACCGACCGCACCGAGCTGGCCGCCAAGTGGTCCACCTGGCAGGGCTACCTCGACCTCGGCAAGCAGTACGCGGCCAAGGCCGAGGCCGGCAACGCCTGGACCGACAGCGCGGCCGGCATGTTCACCGCCGAGGTCGGCCAGCAGAAGGTCCGCTACGCCGACGAGAGCGGCAAGGCCGTCTACGACTCCAACCCCGGTGTGAAGACCGCCTGGGCGGACGCCACCAAGCTGGTCGCCGACGGGCTCTCCGCCAAGCTGCCGCAGTGGACCCCGGAGTGGAACAAGGCCTTCTCCACCGGCAAGTTCGCCACCCTCTCCTGCCCCGCCTGGATGATCGGCTACATCAAGGGCCAGGCCGGCGACGCCGCCAAGGGCAAGTGGGACATCGCCGCCGGCCCCGGCAAGACCGGCAACTGGGGCGGCTCGTACCTGGCCGTCCCGAAGACCTCCAAGCACCAGAAGGAGGCCGCCGAGCTGATCAAGTGGCTCACCGCCAAGGAGCAGCAGGCCACCCTCTTCACCAAGCAGGGCTCCTTCCCGTCCTCGACCGGCGCGCAGGCCTCGATCAAGGCCGTGAAGGACCCCTACTTCAACGACGCGCCGATCGGCGAGATCTTCAGCGAGTCCGCGGCCAACATGCCCGCCCAGGTGCTGGGCACCGACGACGGCGTGGTCGGCAAGGCGTTCACCGACGCCCTCGGCGAGGTCGAGCGCACCAACACCGCGCCCGACGCCGCGTGGAAGCACGCGATGGACAACATCAAGAAGGCCAACGGCAGCTGATCGCCCGTCGGTGTGCCCGGCCGGTGGCAGCCGGCCGGGCACCCCGCCCGTCGAAGGATCCCTCTCATGGCCACCACCTCCGCCGCCCGGCTGCCGGCCGCCGGCACCGCCCCGGCCCGGCGCGGCCGCACCGGGCGGATCGCCCCGTACGGCTTCGTCGCGCCGTTCTTCGTCCTGTTCGCCGCCTTCGGCCTCTTCCCGCTGCTGTACACCGCGTACGTCTCGCTGCACCGGGTCGAGCTGCAGACCTCCGACCGGATGGACTGGCTGGGCCTGCAGAACTACACCCGGCTGCTGGACGACCCGTTCTTCTGGAACGCGCTGCGCAACACCTTCACCATCGGCGTGCTCTCCACCGTGCCGCAGCTGCTGATGGCCCTCGGCCTGGCCCACCTGCTCAACTACAAGCTGCGCGGCCGGAGCTTCTTCCGGGTCGCCATGCTGCTGCCCTACGCCACCTCGGTCGCCGCCGCGACCCTGGTCTTCGCCCAGCTGTTCGGCCGCGACTACGGCCTGATCAACTGGGTGCTGAGCACCGTCGGGCTCAACCCGGTGGACTGGCAGGCCGACACCTGGGCCTCCCAGATCGGCGTCTCCACCGTCGTCACCTGGCGCTGGACCGGCTACAACGCGCTGATCTACCTGGCCGGCATGCAGGCCATCCCCGGCGAGCTGTACGAGTCGGCGGCCGTCGACGGCGCCTCCCGCTGGCAGCAGTTCCGCCACGTCACGATCCCCGGGCTGCGGCCGACCATCGTCTTCACCGTGGTCGTCTCCACCATCGGCGCCACCCAGCTCTTCGGCGAACCGCTGCTCTACGAGGGCAACGCGGGCGGCGGCATCTCGCACCAGTACCAGACCCTCGGCCTCTACCTCTACGAGCAGGGCTGGAGCTTCTTCCACCTCGGCCGGGCCGCCGCCGTCGCCTGGGTGATGTTCCTGCTGATCGTGCTGCTCGCCCTGCTCAACGCGGCCATCGCCGCCCGGCGCAACCGTACGGACCGGTGACCCCCATGCGACTCGCCAAGCGCTCCCCCCTCCAGGGCGGCCCGCTCGCCTACGCGGTCCTCGCCGCCGCGACGCTGATCTCGGCCTTCCCCTTCTACTGGACCCTGGTCGCCGCCAGCCGCTCCAACGCCGAGCTGAGCTCGCCGACCCCGGCGCTCACCCCCGGCCCCAACCTCTTCCACAACCTGGGCGAGGCGCTGCAGCAGGCCGCGATCGGCACCGCGCTGCTCAACTCGCTGGTGGTCTCCGCCACCGTCACCGCCGGTGTGGTGCTCTCCTCCACGCTGGCCGGCTTCGCCTTCGCCAAGCTGCGCTTCCGCGGCCGGGGCCTGCTGCTCGCGGTGACCGTCGGCACCATGATGATCCCGCCGCAGCTGGGCGTGATCCCGCTGTTCATGGTGATCGTCAAGCTCGACCTGCAGAACAAGCTGCCCGCGGTGATCCTGCCCTCGCTGGTCTCCGCGTTCGGCGTGTTCTTCATGCGCCAGTACCTGGTGCAGGCCCTGCCGGACGAGCTGATCGAGGCCGGCCGGGTGGACGGCGCCTCACTGCTGCGGATCTTCCGCTCGATCGTGCTGCCGGTCGCCCGGCCCGGCATGGCCGTGCTCGGCATGCTGACCTTCATGGCCACCTGGAACGACTTCTTCTGGCCGATCGTGGCCCTCAGTTCGCAGAACCCGACCGTCCAGGTCGCCCTGAAGTCCCTCGGCCAGGGCTACGTCCCGGACCAGTCGATCATCATGGCCGGCACCCTGCTCGGCACCCTGCCGGTGCTGCTGGTCTTCGCCCTGCTCGGCCGCCAGATCGTCGGCGGCATCATGCAGGGCGCCGTCAAGGGTTGAGCCCTCCGCCCTGGCAACCTACATCCATGGAAGGCGACATGAGCGTCGAAGCACTGCCCGCACCGGTCCGCACCGGATTCCCGCCCGGATTCGTCTGGGGCGCGGCCACCGCCGCGTACCAGATCGAGGGCGCCGCCGCCGAGGGCGGCCGGACCCCGTCCATCTGGGACACCTTCAGCCGCGTCCCGGGCGCCGTGCGCAACGGCGACACCGGTGACATCGCGGTCGACCACTACCACCGCTGGCGCGACGACCTCGCGCTGATGGCCGACCTCGGCCTCGGCGCCTACCGGTTCTCGCTCGCCTGGCCGCGGATCCGGCCCGGCGGGCGCGGCCCGGCCAACGAGGCCGGTCTGGAGTTCTACGACCGGCTGGTGGACGGCCTGTTGGAGCACGGCATCACACCGGTCGCCACCCTCTACCACTGGGACCTGCCGCAGGAGCTGGAGGACGCCGGCGGCTGGCCCGAGCGCGACACCGCGTACCGCTTCGCCGAGTACGCCGCGATCGCCGCCCGCCGGCTCGGCGACCGGATCTCCACCTGGACCACCTTCAACGAGCCGTGGTGCAGCGCCTTCCTCGGCTACGGCAACGGCGTGCACGCCCCCGGCCGCAAGGACCCGGTCGACGCGCTCACCGCCCACCACCACCTGCTGCTCGCGCACGGCCTCGGCACCGCCGCGCTGCGCGCCGAGCTGCCGGCCGCCGCCCAGGTCTCGCTCACCCTCAACCTGGCCGCCGTCCGCCCGCTCACCGACGCCCCCGGCGACCTGGACGCGGCCCGCCGGATCGACGGCCTGGCCAACCGGATCTTCCTCGACCCGGTCTTCCACGGCCGCTACCCCGCGGACGTGCTCGCCGACACCGCGCACCTGACCGACTGGTCCTTCGTCCACGACGGCGACCTGGCCGAGATCTCCCGCCCGATCGACTCGCTCGGCATCAACTACTACACGCCGACCGTGGTCGCCGCCGACCCGACCGGCACCGCGCCGCGCCAGGACGGCCACCAGGGCGACTCCCCGTGGCCCGCCGACCGGGGCATCCGCTTCCTGCCGGCCGAGGGCAGCCGCACCGCCATGGACTGGCCGGTGGACGCCGACGGCCTGTACGAGCTGCTGGTCCGGCTGCGCGACGACCTGCCCGGCCTGCCGCTGCTGGTCACCGAGAACGGCGCCGCGTACGAGGACTACTGCGACCCCAGCGGCGACGTGCACGACCCGGAGCGGGTGGCGTACCTGCGCGGGCACCTCGGCGCGGTCCGCCGGGCGATCGAGGAGGGCGCCCCGGTGAAGGGGTACTTCCTGTGGTCGCTGCTGGACAACTTCGAATGGGCGTACGGCTACAGCAAGCGCTTCGGCATCGTGCACGTGGACTTCGCCAGCCAGCGGCGCACCCCGAAGGACAGCGCCCGCTGGTACGCCCAGGTGATGCGGACCGGCGAACTGCCCGACTGAGGCGTCCCCAGGACGACGGCGCGGCCGCCCCGGGACCTGACCCCGGGGCGACCGCGCCGTCCCGCACTCACTTCCTGACCGGCAGCCCGCGCACCGACCTGGTGAGCGCCTTCCACTTCTTCGCCCGCTCCGCGGCCAGCCGCGCGTCGGTGCGCGAGGCGATCCACTCGTTCTCCCGCTGGAGCTTCAGGAAGCTCTCCCAGCGGCGCTCGGGCAGCGTGCCGTCGGCCAGCGCGGCCCGGACCGCGCAGCCCGGCTCGGTGCGGTGCGAGCAGTCGTCGAACCGGCACTCCCCCGCCAGCTCGTCGATCTCGGCGAACGCCTGGCCGAGGCCATCGCCGCCGTAGAGGCCGACCCCGCGCAGGCCCGGGGTGTCGATCACCACGCCGCCGCCGGGCAGCGGGATCAGCTCGCGGGTGGTGGTGGTGTGCCGGCCCTTCTCGTCGACCGAGCGGGTCTGCTGGACCACCATCGCCTCGGTGCCCGCGAGCGCGTTGGTGAGCGTGGACTTGCCCGCGCCGGACTGGCCGATCAGGGCGGTGGAGCCGCCGACGCAGGCGCGCAGCACGTCCAGGCCCTCGCCGGTCTCGGCGCTGACCACCAGCACGGTCGCGCCGGGGGCGACCCCCGCCACGTCCTCGCGGATGAATTCGGCGTCGTTGACCAGGTCGGCCTTGGTCAGCGCCACCACCGGGTGGGCGCCGGACTCCCAGGCCAGCGCCAGGAAGCGCTCGACCCGGCCCAGGTCCGGCTCGGCCGCCAGCGAGACCGCGATCAGCACGGTGTCGATGTTGGCCGCCAGCACCTGGCCGTCGGACCGCTTGGCGGCCGACTTGCGGATGATCGCGGTGGTGCGGGGCAGCAGCGCCGCCAGCGCCGGCATCGGCTGCGCGGCCAGGTCGACGGCCGCCCAGTCGCCGGTGCAGGGGTTCTCCACCGTCTCGGCGGTGGTCACCGGACGGGTGTCGGCGCGCACCGTGCGGAGCTCGCCGGTGTCGGGGTCGAGCAGCACGACGTCGCACTGCCCGCGGTCGATCCGGGCGATCCGGCCCGGGGTGAGGCCCGCCTCGGCGAGGTGGGCGAACTGCTCGTCCCGCTCGCCGTTCCAGCCGAGGCCGGACAGCGGGTGGGCGGAGGTGTGCGGAAGCAACGGGGTGGGACCCTTCGAGGAGGGTGGCCCCGGCCGGGCGGTGCCGCTACGGACCCGCCGGAAGAAGAGCGTGTGAGGTCAGCCGGAGACCACGGAAGTGGGGCGTACGGACTTGTGGACGCGAACCGCGCCCGTCGCAACGACGGTCATCACAGTCCTCACCTCCCGGCTCGACGGGGCCTGCACAGGCCTTCCACGGCACCGTAGCGAACCGGCCCCGCCGGTCGCCACCGGTTTTCCCGGTGGCGACCGGCGGGGCCGGGCCCGCGGGCGGCGGCCGGGTCAGTGCGGCCGGTCGGAGTCCGGCGGCGGGGGCTGGCGGCGCTCGGTGCCGCGGCCGCCGAGGCGGCCGCGCAGGTCGCGGT from Kitasatospora terrestris includes the following:
- a CDS encoding ABC transporter substrate-binding protein, translated to MRPFRAHRSTAALGAGALAAALLLTACGSSGSAGSKDAADGKVTITVDLFGTFGFKESGLYDEYMKLHPEVTVKQTDTQDEGQYWQALQTKLAGGGGLADIQGLEVGRVAGVLQKQADKFVDLKTLGITNEDLVAWKGAAVKTADGKVLGAGTDIGPEAICYRTDLFKAAGLPTDRTELAAKWSTWQGYLDLGKQYAAKAEAGNAWTDSAAGMFTAEVGQQKVRYADESGKAVYDSNPGVKTAWADATKLVADGLSAKLPQWTPEWNKAFSTGKFATLSCPAWMIGYIKGQAGDAAKGKWDIAAGPGKTGNWGGSYLAVPKTSKHQKEAAELIKWLTAKEQQATLFTKQGSFPSSTGAQASIKAVKDPYFNDAPIGEIFSESAANMPAQVLGTDDGVVGKAFTDALGEVERTNTAPDAAWKHAMDNIKKANGS
- a CDS encoding sugar ABC transporter permease — translated: MATTSAARLPAAGTAPARRGRTGRIAPYGFVAPFFVLFAAFGLFPLLYTAYVSLHRVELQTSDRMDWLGLQNYTRLLDDPFFWNALRNTFTIGVLSTVPQLLMALGLAHLLNYKLRGRSFFRVAMLLPYATSVAAATLVFAQLFGRDYGLINWVLSTVGLNPVDWQADTWASQIGVSTVVTWRWTGYNALIYLAGMQAIPGELYESAAVDGASRWQQFRHVTIPGLRPTIVFTVVVSTIGATQLFGEPLLYEGNAGGGISHQYQTLGLYLYEQGWSFFHLGRAAAVAWVMFLLIVLLALLNAAIAARRNRTDR
- a CDS encoding carbohydrate ABC transporter permease codes for the protein MRLAKRSPLQGGPLAYAVLAAATLISAFPFYWTLVAASRSNAELSSPTPALTPGPNLFHNLGEALQQAAIGTALLNSLVVSATVTAGVVLSSTLAGFAFAKLRFRGRGLLLAVTVGTMMIPPQLGVIPLFMVIVKLDLQNKLPAVILPSLVSAFGVFFMRQYLVQALPDELIEAGRVDGASLLRIFRSIVLPVARPGMAVLGMLTFMATWNDFFWPIVALSSQNPTVQVALKSLGQGYVPDQSIIMAGTLLGTLPVLLVFALLGRQIVGGIMQGAVKG
- a CDS encoding GH1 family beta-glucosidase, which translates into the protein MSVEALPAPVRTGFPPGFVWGAATAAYQIEGAAAEGGRTPSIWDTFSRVPGAVRNGDTGDIAVDHYHRWRDDLALMADLGLGAYRFSLAWPRIRPGGRGPANEAGLEFYDRLVDGLLEHGITPVATLYHWDLPQELEDAGGWPERDTAYRFAEYAAIAARRLGDRISTWTTFNEPWCSAFLGYGNGVHAPGRKDPVDALTAHHHLLLAHGLGTAALRAELPAAAQVSLTLNLAAVRPLTDAPGDLDAARRIDGLANRIFLDPVFHGRYPADVLADTAHLTDWSFVHDGDLAEISRPIDSLGINYYTPTVVAADPTGTAPRQDGHQGDSPWPADRGIRFLPAEGSRTAMDWPVDADGLYELLVRLRDDLPGLPLLVTENGAAYEDYCDPSGDVHDPERVAYLRGHLGAVRRAIEEGAPVKGYFLWSLLDNFEWAYGYSKRFGIVHVDFASQRRTPKDSARWYAQVMRTGELPD
- the rsgA gene encoding ribosome small subunit-dependent GTPase A, translating into MLPHTSAHPLSGLGWNGERDEQFAHLAEAGLTPGRIARIDRGQCDVVLLDPDTGELRTVRADTRPVTTAETVENPCTGDWAAVDLAAQPMPALAALLPRTTAIIRKSAAKRSDGQVLAANIDTVLIAVSLAAEPDLGRVERFLALAWESGAHPVVALTKADLVNDAEFIREDVAGVAPGATVLVVSAETGEGLDVLRACVGGSTALIGQSGAGKSTLTNALAGTEAMVVQQTRSVDEKGRHTTTTRELIPLPGGGVVIDTPGLRGVGLYGGDGLGQAFAEIDELAGECRFDDCSHRTEPGCAVRAALADGTLPERRWESFLKLQRENEWIASRTDARLAAERAKKWKALTRSVRGLPVRK